Proteins from a single region of Hypomesus transpacificus isolate Combined female chromosome 9, fHypTra1, whole genome shotgun sequence:
- the lrig2 gene encoding leucine-rich repeats and immunoglobulin-like domains protein 2 isoform X2, translated as MAEGWTVHQAVLVFSLMSLTALGLESCPPPCSCRLGSDEVHVLDCSRKKLSVPPLDLPDGITHVSLNHNDLIAVPYLGDVTSNITSLSLVHNRISELATLLLQPYVSLETLDLSSNSLSEIKAGAFPSMQLKYLNLSNNKISLLEPGCFDNISSSLLVLRLNRNRIALLPYKVFRLPRLQLLEFKRNKIKMVDSLIFKGMEALKTLKMQRNGITKLMDGAFFGLNNIEELELEHNNLTEVNKGWLYGLRRLRLLRISHNSLTLLRPDSWEFCHNLEELDLSFNHMSRLEGTALAGLAQLQSLNLGDNALTHLGEGAFSSLASLRTLDIRNNEISWAIEDSVGVFVGMKKLTTLILQQNKIKSITKKAFDGLDELEHLDLSKNGIMSIHPEAVAHMHLKEFLLNSSSLLCDCLLQWLSPWLSGQPFQGSVRAVCAYPSPLQGQSLLEVAPGLLLCDDFPKPLITTHPESSTVLRGTNVTLSCLAASSSDSPMAAAWRRDGELLYEPEVQTYARFQDGQLLHSSLLHLLHVNFTDEGRYQCVVSNHFGSNYSNRARLTVNELPSFLKTPMDLTLRTGTMARLECAAEGHPAPQIAWQKDGGTDFPAARERRMHVMPDDDIFFIANVKTEDMGVYSCTAQNTAGSLSANATLTVLETPSLLRPLEDRVVARGETAVLQCIAGGSPAPRINWTKDDGPLVLTERHFFAAANQLLIIVEAGPGDAGRYTCSMSNTLGTERGQVYLGVAPQAGCEAGDADGWATVGIVVMVVVSCVVGTSLVWVIVIYHMRRRGEDYSITNTDELTLPADIPSYLSSQGTLSEPVEGYSNSEAGSHQQLMPPLSNTHTHKGTDGVCYGDTGSEVEAEPSRGSSLFTGSEVEAEPSRGSSLFTGSFYPGETEGLGGGAAGPLVTCSDCYDNGSMYSRPRESCPFLSEEDALEQALPPRPPGGPHHAPRHTPDSSQDPSLCRGAGGAGGHPQHSCSVSSRSFWAEGRDPTLQAPPQPPGPRGAPPPGLASGEGQEEGGGGPQYILQKCLLQD; from the exons ATGGCGGAAGGCTGGACCGTCCACCAGGCCGTACTAGTCTTCTCGTTGATGAGTCTGACTGCACTGGGACTGGAGTCCTGTCCGCCTCCATGTTCGTGTCGGTTGGGATCTGACGAGGTCCATGTCTTGGATTGCAGTAGGAAAAAGTTGTCGGTGCCACCCCTGGATCTACCGGATGGAATAACTCATGT ATCGTTGAATCACAATGACCTGATAGCTGTCCCTTATTTAGGGGACGTGACGTCTAACATCACCAGTCTGAGTCT GGTCCACAACCGGATCTCTGAGCTGGCCACGCTTCTTCTCCAGCCGTACGTGTCCCTGGAAACCCTGGATCtctcctccaactctctctctgagaTCAAGGCTGGGGCTTTTCCATCTATGCAGCTGAAATATCT GAACTTGAGCAACAACAAGATCAGTTTGCTGGAGCCCGGCTGCTTTGACAACATCTCTAGCAGCCTGCTGGTCCTCAGGCTGAACAGGAACAGGATCGCCCTGCTGCCCTACAAGGTGTTCAGGCTGCCGCGGCTGCAGCTGCT GGAGTTCAAGCGCAACAAGATCAAGATGGTGGACAGTCTGATCTTTAAAGGGATGGAGGCCCTGAAGACTCTGAAGATGCAGAGGAACGGCATCACTAAGCTTATGGACGGAGCCTTCTTCGGCCTCAACAACATCGAAGAGCT agagctgGAGCATAACAACCTGACAGAGGTCAACAAGGGCTGGCTGTACGGTCTGCGGAGACTTCGCCTGCTGAGGATCAGTCACAACAGCCTTACCCTCCTCCGTCCCGACTCCTGGGAGTTCTGCcacaacctggaggagct AGACCTGTCCTTCAACCACATGAGCCGTCTGGAGGGGACGGCGCTGGCTGGGCTGGCCCAACTACAGAGCCTTAACCTGGGGGACAACGCTCTCACTCACCTGGGGGAAGGAGCCTTCAGCAGCCTGGCCAGCCTGCGCACcct AGACATCAGGAACAATGAGATCTCCTGGGCCATCGAGGActctgttggtgtgtttgtaggGATGAAGAAGCTCACCACCCT GATTCTACAGCAGAACAAGATCAAGTCCATCACTAAGAAGGCCTTCGACGGCCTGGACGAGCTGGAACACCT agACCTGAGTAAGAATGGGATAATGTCCATCCATCCGGAGGCTGTGGCCCACATGCACCTGAAGGAGTT tctcCTGAACAGCAGCAGTCTGTTGTGTGACTGTCTGCTGCAGTGGCTGTCTCCCTGGCTGTCTGGCCAGCCCTTCCAAGGCTCTGTGAGGGCTGTTTGTGCCTACCCGTCCCCCCTGCAGGGCCAGAGCCTGCTGGAGGTGGCCCCAGGCCTGTTGCTCTGTG acgacTTCCCCAAGCCCCTGATCACCACCCACCCAGAGTCGTCCACCGTCCTGAGAGGGACCAACGTGACCCTGAGCTGCCTGGCGGCCAGCAGCAGCGACTCCCCCATGGCCGCGGCCTGGAGGAGGGACGGGGAGCTGCTGTACGAGCCGGAGGTGCAGACCTACGCTCGCTTCCAGGACGGCcagctcctccactcctccctcctccacctgctccacgTCAACTTCACAGACGAGGGGCGGTACCAGTGTGTCGTCTCCAACCACTTTGGCTCCAACTACTCCAACAGGGCCAGGCTCACTGTGAACG aGCTGCCCTCCTTCCTAAAGACACCCATGGATCTGACCCTGCGTACGGGCACCATGGCGAGGCTGGAGTGTGCAGCGGAGGGCCACCCCGCGCCCCAGATCGCCTGGCAGAAGGACGGAGGCACGGACTTCCCTGCCGCACGTGAGCGCAGGATGCACGTGATGCCCGATGACGACATCTTCTTCATCGCCAACGTGAAGACGGAGGACATGGGCGTCTACAGCTGCACTGCCCAGAACACAGCAGGCAGCCTGTCTGCCAACGCCACCCTCACTGTGCTGG agacCCCGTCCCTCCTGCGCCCCCTGGAGGACAGGGTGGTGGCCCGCGGGGAGACGGCCGTGCTGCAGTGCATCGCGGGGGGGAGCCCCGCTCCCCGCATCAACTGGACCAAAGACGACGGCCCATTGGTCCTGACGGAGCGCCACTTTTTTGCGGCGGCCAATCAGCTGCTGATCATCGTGGAGGCGGGCCCGGGGGATGCGGGCAGGTACACCTGCAGCATGTCCAACACGCTGGGGACAGAGCGAGGGCAGGTGTACCTGGGCGTGGCCCCACAGGCAGGCTGCGAGGCGGGGGATGCAGACGGCTGGGCCACCGTGGGCAtcgtggtgatggtggtggtcagCTGTGTGGTGGGAACCTCACTGGTCTGGGTCATCGTCATATACcacatgaggaggaggggagaggattacagcatcaccaacacag atgagCTGACCCTGCCTGCAGACATCCCCAGCTACCTGTCCTCTCAGGGGACTCTGTCAGAGCCGGTGGAGGGATACAGCAACTCAGAGGCCGGATCACACCAGCAGCTCATGCCCcccctctccaacacacacactcacaagggcACTGACG gtgtgtgttacGGAGACACGGGCAGCGAGGTGGAGGCGGAGCCTAGCAGAGGGAGCTCTCTGTTCACGGGCAGCGAGGTGGAGGCGGAGCCTAGCAGAGGGAGCTCTCTGTTCACGGGCAGCTTTTATCCTGGAGAGACTGAAGGGCTGGGGg ggggcgctgcaGGCCCACTGGTTACCTGCTCTGACTGCTACGATAACGGCAGCATGTACTCCCGGCCTCGTGAGTCCTGCCCCTTCCTGTCTGAGGAGGACGCTCTGGAGCAGGCcctgcccccccggccccccgggGGCCCCCACCACGCCCCCCGCCACACCCCAGACAGCAGCCAGGACCCCTCCCTGtgccggggggccgggggggccggggggcacCCTCAGCACAGCTGCAGCG TTTCCTCACGGTCCTTCTGGGCGGAGGGACGTGACCCGACCCTGCAGGCCCCCCCCCAGCCGCCCGGCCCCCGCGGGGCCCCCCCACCTGGACTGGCCAGtggtgaggggcaggaggagggggggggcggcccCCAATACATACTACAGAAGTGCCTCTTACAGGACTAA
- the lrig2 gene encoding leucine-rich repeats and immunoglobulin-like domains protein 2 isoform X1 — protein sequence MAEGWTVHQAVLVFSLMSLTALGLESCPPPCSCRLGSDEVHVLDCSRKKLSVPPLDLPDGITHVSLNHNDLIAVPYLGDVTSNITSLSLVHNRISELATLLLQPYVSLETLDLSSNSLSEIKAGAFPSMQLKYLNLSNNKISLLEPGCFDNISSSLLVLRLNRNRIALLPYKVFRLPRLQLLEFKRNKIKMVDSLIFKGMEALKTLKMQRNGITKLMDGAFFGLNNIEELELEHNNLTEVNKGWLYGLRRLRLLRISHNSLTLLRPDSWEFCHNLEELDLSFNHMSRLEGTALAGLAQLQSLNLGDNALTHLGEGAFSSLASLRTLDIRNNEISWAIEDSVGVFVGMKKLTTLILQQNKIKSITKKAFDGLDELEHLDLSKNGIMSIHPEAVAHMHLKEFLLNSSSLLCDCLLQWLSPWLSGQPFQGSVRAVCAYPSPLQGQSLLEVAPGLLLCDDFPKPLITTHPESSTVLRGTNVTLSCLAASSSDSPMAAAWRRDGELLYEPEVQTYARFQDGQLLHSSLLHLLHVNFTDEGRYQCVVSNHFGSNYSNRARLTVNELPSFLKTPMDLTLRTGTMARLECAAEGHPAPQIAWQKDGGTDFPAARERRMHVMPDDDIFFIANVKTEDMGVYSCTAQNTAGSLSANATLTVLETPSLLRPLEDRVVARGETAVLQCIAGGSPAPRINWTKDDGPLVLTERHFFAAANQLLIIVEAGPGDAGRYTCSMSNTLGTERGQVYLGVAPQAGCEAGDADGWATVGIVVMVVVSCVVGTSLVWVIVIYHMRRRGEDYSITNTDELTLPADIPSYLSSQGTLSEPVEGYSNSEAGSHQQLMPPLSNTHTHKGTDGVCYGDTGSEVEAEPSRGSSLFTGSEVEAEPSRGSSLFTGSFYPGETEGLGGGAAGPLVTCSDCYDNGSMYSRPRESCPFLSEEDALEQALPPRPPGGPHHAPRHTPDSSQDPSLCRGAGGAGGHPQHSCSEVSSRSFWAEGRDPTLQAPPQPPGPRGAPPPGLASGEGQEEGGGGPQYILQKCLLQD from the exons ATGGCGGAAGGCTGGACCGTCCACCAGGCCGTACTAGTCTTCTCGTTGATGAGTCTGACTGCACTGGGACTGGAGTCCTGTCCGCCTCCATGTTCGTGTCGGTTGGGATCTGACGAGGTCCATGTCTTGGATTGCAGTAGGAAAAAGTTGTCGGTGCCACCCCTGGATCTACCGGATGGAATAACTCATGT ATCGTTGAATCACAATGACCTGATAGCTGTCCCTTATTTAGGGGACGTGACGTCTAACATCACCAGTCTGAGTCT GGTCCACAACCGGATCTCTGAGCTGGCCACGCTTCTTCTCCAGCCGTACGTGTCCCTGGAAACCCTGGATCtctcctccaactctctctctgagaTCAAGGCTGGGGCTTTTCCATCTATGCAGCTGAAATATCT GAACTTGAGCAACAACAAGATCAGTTTGCTGGAGCCCGGCTGCTTTGACAACATCTCTAGCAGCCTGCTGGTCCTCAGGCTGAACAGGAACAGGATCGCCCTGCTGCCCTACAAGGTGTTCAGGCTGCCGCGGCTGCAGCTGCT GGAGTTCAAGCGCAACAAGATCAAGATGGTGGACAGTCTGATCTTTAAAGGGATGGAGGCCCTGAAGACTCTGAAGATGCAGAGGAACGGCATCACTAAGCTTATGGACGGAGCCTTCTTCGGCCTCAACAACATCGAAGAGCT agagctgGAGCATAACAACCTGACAGAGGTCAACAAGGGCTGGCTGTACGGTCTGCGGAGACTTCGCCTGCTGAGGATCAGTCACAACAGCCTTACCCTCCTCCGTCCCGACTCCTGGGAGTTCTGCcacaacctggaggagct AGACCTGTCCTTCAACCACATGAGCCGTCTGGAGGGGACGGCGCTGGCTGGGCTGGCCCAACTACAGAGCCTTAACCTGGGGGACAACGCTCTCACTCACCTGGGGGAAGGAGCCTTCAGCAGCCTGGCCAGCCTGCGCACcct AGACATCAGGAACAATGAGATCTCCTGGGCCATCGAGGActctgttggtgtgtttgtaggGATGAAGAAGCTCACCACCCT GATTCTACAGCAGAACAAGATCAAGTCCATCACTAAGAAGGCCTTCGACGGCCTGGACGAGCTGGAACACCT agACCTGAGTAAGAATGGGATAATGTCCATCCATCCGGAGGCTGTGGCCCACATGCACCTGAAGGAGTT tctcCTGAACAGCAGCAGTCTGTTGTGTGACTGTCTGCTGCAGTGGCTGTCTCCCTGGCTGTCTGGCCAGCCCTTCCAAGGCTCTGTGAGGGCTGTTTGTGCCTACCCGTCCCCCCTGCAGGGCCAGAGCCTGCTGGAGGTGGCCCCAGGCCTGTTGCTCTGTG acgacTTCCCCAAGCCCCTGATCACCACCCACCCAGAGTCGTCCACCGTCCTGAGAGGGACCAACGTGACCCTGAGCTGCCTGGCGGCCAGCAGCAGCGACTCCCCCATGGCCGCGGCCTGGAGGAGGGACGGGGAGCTGCTGTACGAGCCGGAGGTGCAGACCTACGCTCGCTTCCAGGACGGCcagctcctccactcctccctcctccacctgctccacgTCAACTTCACAGACGAGGGGCGGTACCAGTGTGTCGTCTCCAACCACTTTGGCTCCAACTACTCCAACAGGGCCAGGCTCACTGTGAACG aGCTGCCCTCCTTCCTAAAGACACCCATGGATCTGACCCTGCGTACGGGCACCATGGCGAGGCTGGAGTGTGCAGCGGAGGGCCACCCCGCGCCCCAGATCGCCTGGCAGAAGGACGGAGGCACGGACTTCCCTGCCGCACGTGAGCGCAGGATGCACGTGATGCCCGATGACGACATCTTCTTCATCGCCAACGTGAAGACGGAGGACATGGGCGTCTACAGCTGCACTGCCCAGAACACAGCAGGCAGCCTGTCTGCCAACGCCACCCTCACTGTGCTGG agacCCCGTCCCTCCTGCGCCCCCTGGAGGACAGGGTGGTGGCCCGCGGGGAGACGGCCGTGCTGCAGTGCATCGCGGGGGGGAGCCCCGCTCCCCGCATCAACTGGACCAAAGACGACGGCCCATTGGTCCTGACGGAGCGCCACTTTTTTGCGGCGGCCAATCAGCTGCTGATCATCGTGGAGGCGGGCCCGGGGGATGCGGGCAGGTACACCTGCAGCATGTCCAACACGCTGGGGACAGAGCGAGGGCAGGTGTACCTGGGCGTGGCCCCACAGGCAGGCTGCGAGGCGGGGGATGCAGACGGCTGGGCCACCGTGGGCAtcgtggtgatggtggtggtcagCTGTGTGGTGGGAACCTCACTGGTCTGGGTCATCGTCATATACcacatgaggaggaggggagaggattacagcatcaccaacacag atgagCTGACCCTGCCTGCAGACATCCCCAGCTACCTGTCCTCTCAGGGGACTCTGTCAGAGCCGGTGGAGGGATACAGCAACTCAGAGGCCGGATCACACCAGCAGCTCATGCCCcccctctccaacacacacactcacaagggcACTGACG gtgtgtgttacGGAGACACGGGCAGCGAGGTGGAGGCGGAGCCTAGCAGAGGGAGCTCTCTGTTCACGGGCAGCGAGGTGGAGGCGGAGCCTAGCAGAGGGAGCTCTCTGTTCACGGGCAGCTTTTATCCTGGAGAGACTGAAGGGCTGGGGg ggggcgctgcaGGCCCACTGGTTACCTGCTCTGACTGCTACGATAACGGCAGCATGTACTCCCGGCCTCGTGAGTCCTGCCCCTTCCTGTCTGAGGAGGACGCTCTGGAGCAGGCcctgcccccccggccccccgggGGCCCCCACCACGCCCCCCGCCACACCCCAGACAGCAGCCAGGACCCCTCCCTGtgccggggggccgggggggccggggggcacCCTCAGCACAGCTGCAGCG AAGTTTCCTCACGGTCCTTCTGGGCGGAGGGACGTGACCCGACCCTGCAGGCCCCCCCCCAGCCGCCCGGCCCCCGCGGGGCCCCCCCACCTGGACTGGCCAGtggtgaggggcaggaggagggggggggcggcccCCAATACATACTACAGAAGTGCCTCTTACAGGACTAA
- the lrig2 gene encoding leucine-rich repeats and immunoglobulin-like domains protein 2 isoform X3, whose amino-acid sequence MVDSLIFKGMEALKTLKMQRNGITKLMDGAFFGLNNIEELELEHNNLTEVNKGWLYGLRRLRLLRISHNSLTLLRPDSWEFCHNLEELDLSFNHMSRLEGTALAGLAQLQSLNLGDNALTHLGEGAFSSLASLRTLDIRNNEISWAIEDSVGVFVGMKKLTTLILQQNKIKSITKKAFDGLDELEHLDLSKNGIMSIHPEAVAHMHLKEFLLNSSSLLCDCLLQWLSPWLSGQPFQGSVRAVCAYPSPLQGQSLLEVAPGLLLCDDFPKPLITTHPESSTVLRGTNVTLSCLAASSSDSPMAAAWRRDGELLYEPEVQTYARFQDGQLLHSSLLHLLHVNFTDEGRYQCVVSNHFGSNYSNRARLTVNELPSFLKTPMDLTLRTGTMARLECAAEGHPAPQIAWQKDGGTDFPAARERRMHVMPDDDIFFIANVKTEDMGVYSCTAQNTAGSLSANATLTVLETPSLLRPLEDRVVARGETAVLQCIAGGSPAPRINWTKDDGPLVLTERHFFAAANQLLIIVEAGPGDAGRYTCSMSNTLGTERGQVYLGVAPQAGCEAGDADGWATVGIVVMVVVSCVVGTSLVWVIVIYHMRRRGEDYSITNTDELTLPADIPSYLSSQGTLSEPVEGYSNSEAGSHQQLMPPLSNTHTHKGTDGVCYGDTGSEVEAEPSRGSSLFTGSEVEAEPSRGSSLFTGSFYPGETEGLGGGAAGPLVTCSDCYDNGSMYSRPRESCPFLSEEDALEQALPPRPPGGPHHAPRHTPDSSQDPSLCRGAGGAGGHPQHSCSEVSSRSFWAEGRDPTLQAPPQPPGPRGAPPPGLASGEGQEEGGGGPQYILQKCLLQD is encoded by the exons ATGGTGGACAGTCTGATCTTTAAAGGGATGGAGGCCCTGAAGACTCTGAAGATGCAGAGGAACGGCATCACTAAGCTTATGGACGGAGCCTTCTTCGGCCTCAACAACATCGAAGAGCT agagctgGAGCATAACAACCTGACAGAGGTCAACAAGGGCTGGCTGTACGGTCTGCGGAGACTTCGCCTGCTGAGGATCAGTCACAACAGCCTTACCCTCCTCCGTCCCGACTCCTGGGAGTTCTGCcacaacctggaggagct AGACCTGTCCTTCAACCACATGAGCCGTCTGGAGGGGACGGCGCTGGCTGGGCTGGCCCAACTACAGAGCCTTAACCTGGGGGACAACGCTCTCACTCACCTGGGGGAAGGAGCCTTCAGCAGCCTGGCCAGCCTGCGCACcct AGACATCAGGAACAATGAGATCTCCTGGGCCATCGAGGActctgttggtgtgtttgtaggGATGAAGAAGCTCACCACCCT GATTCTACAGCAGAACAAGATCAAGTCCATCACTAAGAAGGCCTTCGACGGCCTGGACGAGCTGGAACACCT agACCTGAGTAAGAATGGGATAATGTCCATCCATCCGGAGGCTGTGGCCCACATGCACCTGAAGGAGTT tctcCTGAACAGCAGCAGTCTGTTGTGTGACTGTCTGCTGCAGTGGCTGTCTCCCTGGCTGTCTGGCCAGCCCTTCCAAGGCTCTGTGAGGGCTGTTTGTGCCTACCCGTCCCCCCTGCAGGGCCAGAGCCTGCTGGAGGTGGCCCCAGGCCTGTTGCTCTGTG acgacTTCCCCAAGCCCCTGATCACCACCCACCCAGAGTCGTCCACCGTCCTGAGAGGGACCAACGTGACCCTGAGCTGCCTGGCGGCCAGCAGCAGCGACTCCCCCATGGCCGCGGCCTGGAGGAGGGACGGGGAGCTGCTGTACGAGCCGGAGGTGCAGACCTACGCTCGCTTCCAGGACGGCcagctcctccactcctccctcctccacctgctccacgTCAACTTCACAGACGAGGGGCGGTACCAGTGTGTCGTCTCCAACCACTTTGGCTCCAACTACTCCAACAGGGCCAGGCTCACTGTGAACG aGCTGCCCTCCTTCCTAAAGACACCCATGGATCTGACCCTGCGTACGGGCACCATGGCGAGGCTGGAGTGTGCAGCGGAGGGCCACCCCGCGCCCCAGATCGCCTGGCAGAAGGACGGAGGCACGGACTTCCCTGCCGCACGTGAGCGCAGGATGCACGTGATGCCCGATGACGACATCTTCTTCATCGCCAACGTGAAGACGGAGGACATGGGCGTCTACAGCTGCACTGCCCAGAACACAGCAGGCAGCCTGTCTGCCAACGCCACCCTCACTGTGCTGG agacCCCGTCCCTCCTGCGCCCCCTGGAGGACAGGGTGGTGGCCCGCGGGGAGACGGCCGTGCTGCAGTGCATCGCGGGGGGGAGCCCCGCTCCCCGCATCAACTGGACCAAAGACGACGGCCCATTGGTCCTGACGGAGCGCCACTTTTTTGCGGCGGCCAATCAGCTGCTGATCATCGTGGAGGCGGGCCCGGGGGATGCGGGCAGGTACACCTGCAGCATGTCCAACACGCTGGGGACAGAGCGAGGGCAGGTGTACCTGGGCGTGGCCCCACAGGCAGGCTGCGAGGCGGGGGATGCAGACGGCTGGGCCACCGTGGGCAtcgtggtgatggtggtggtcagCTGTGTGGTGGGAACCTCACTGGTCTGGGTCATCGTCATATACcacatgaggaggaggggagaggattacagcatcaccaacacag atgagCTGACCCTGCCTGCAGACATCCCCAGCTACCTGTCCTCTCAGGGGACTCTGTCAGAGCCGGTGGAGGGATACAGCAACTCAGAGGCCGGATCACACCAGCAGCTCATGCCCcccctctccaacacacacactcacaagggcACTGACG gtgtgtgttacGGAGACACGGGCAGCGAGGTGGAGGCGGAGCCTAGCAGAGGGAGCTCTCTGTTCACGGGCAGCGAGGTGGAGGCGGAGCCTAGCAGAGGGAGCTCTCTGTTCACGGGCAGCTTTTATCCTGGAGAGACTGAAGGGCTGGGGg ggggcgctgcaGGCCCACTGGTTACCTGCTCTGACTGCTACGATAACGGCAGCATGTACTCCCGGCCTCGTGAGTCCTGCCCCTTCCTGTCTGAGGAGGACGCTCTGGAGCAGGCcctgcccccccggccccccgggGGCCCCCACCACGCCCCCCGCCACACCCCAGACAGCAGCCAGGACCCCTCCCTGtgccggggggccgggggggccggggggcacCCTCAGCACAGCTGCAGCG AAGTTTCCTCACGGTCCTTCTGGGCGGAGGGACGTGACCCGACCCTGCAGGCCCCCCCCCAGCCGCCCGGCCCCCGCGGGGCCCCCCCACCTGGACTGGCCAGtggtgaggggcaggaggagggggggggcggcccCCAATACATACTACAGAAGTGCCTCTTACAGGACTAA
- the LOC124471120 gene encoding uncharacterized protein LOC124471120, translating to MVIHHHMVIHQPLVIHHHMVIHQPLVIHQPLIIHQPLIIHQPLIIHQPLVIHQPLVIYQPLIIHQPLVIYQPLIIHQPLIIHQPLIIHQPLVIHQPLIIYQPLIIHQPLVIHQPLIIHQPLIIHQPLVIHQPLVIYQPLVIHQPLIIHQPLVIHQPLIIHQPLIIHQPLVIYQPLVIHQPLVIYQPLIIHQPLIIHQPLIIHQPLVIHQPLIIHQPLIIHQPLIIHQPQPLLLLSAISSLKMKVARKERWGGGGGRGGGRENRDSVNGGKAGQTTEGEEALNEGLLLGALGLSSIGEAASAASNCGALTLREAASNRWECL from the exons ATG GTCATACACCATCACATGGTCATACACCAGCCTCTGGTCATACACCATCACATGGTCATACACCAGCCTCTGGTCATACACCAGCCTCTAATCATACACCAGCCTCTAATCATACACCAGCCTCTAATCATACACCAGCCTCTGGTCATACACCAGCCTCTAGTCATATACCAGCCTCTAATCATACACCAGCCTCTAGTCATATACCAGCCTCTAATCATACACCAGCCTCTAATCATACACCAGCCTCTAATCATACACCAGCCTCTGGTCATACACCAGCCTCTAATCATATACCAGCCTCTAATCATACACCAGCCTCTGGTCATACACCAGCCTCTAATCATACACCAGCCTCTAATCATACACCAGCCTCTGGTCATACACCAGCCTCTAGTCATATACCAGCCTCTGGTCATACACCAGCCTCTAATCATACACCAGCCTCTGGTCATACACCAGCCTCTAATCATACACCAGCCTCTAATCATACACCAGCCTCTGGTCATATACCAGCCTCTGGTCATACACCAGCCTCTAGTCATATACCAGCCTCTAATCATACACCAGCCTCTAATCATACACCAGCCTCTAATCATACACCAGCCTCTGGTCATACACCAGCCTCTAATCATACACCAGCCTCTAATCATACACCAGCCTCTAATCAtacaccagccccagcctcttctCCTGCTCAGTGCTATTTCTTCTCTCAAGATGAAAGTAGCCAGGAAGGaaagatgggggggtggggggggaagaggggggggaagggagaataGAGACAGTGTGAATGGGGGAAAGGCAGGACAGACcacagaaggagaggaagcTCTTAATGAGGGTTTGTTGCTGGGGgcgctggggctgagcagcataGGGGAGGCTGCCTCTGCTGCTTCTAACTGTGGAGCTCTGACATTGAGAGAGGCTGCCTCTAACAGGTGGGAGTGTCTGTGA